The following proteins are encoded in a genomic region of Syngnathus acus chromosome 22, fSynAcu1.2, whole genome shotgun sequence:
- the LOC119116040 gene encoding papilin-like isoform X12 — translation MMLPLLLLQLVLAPALLVSAEDYWEGWGAYGPCSRTCGGGVMVRSRRCITHRNDGGYNCVGPDKSYLACNTQECPAGTKDYREEQCAQFDGADFKGSRYSWVPYYGAENPCELNCVPKGENFVYRHSATVKDGTPCHPGRLDICVEGVCRRIGCDNILDSNMQEDPCLQCGGQGQTCSLVRNTFNTQRLAPGYNQMFTIPAGATSISIREKHPSRNYLAVRNLQGDYYLNGHWSLEFTSAAQIAGTKLYYQRGVEGDNLPESIIGRGPTTEPLVVELISQEPNQGVEYEYYLPVGHPTEGYAWSFGSWSACSKECGIGYQSRAVYCSIDNEAVPDHLCPYYARPESNRTCNPQACPVTYAWRTSEWTDCNVACGGGFQYRGVDCLYNDESGPRVVEDAYCAQYTQAPTDQQKCNMQRCTDHPGSAIISYIPSENAVQCRTTTYGCCYDRTTPAAGPNGEGCRDPPAPFERSICSLPKAAGSCSSWTARYFFDVLSGKCTEFWYGGCHGNSNHFATQEECHRVCHEPNGNGNGNGNGNGNGNGNGNGNGDGDGNGNGHANGNGNGNGRTNGNGNGHTNGNGNGNGYTNGNGNGRSNGNGNGNGRTNGNGNGNGHTNGNGNGNGYSNGNGNGNGHPNGNGNGNGHPNGNGNGNGNGNGHPNGNGNGNGHPNGNGNGNGNGHPNGNGNGNGHPNGNGNGYSNGNGNGNGRTNGNGNGNGRPNGNGNGNGRPNGNGNGNGYSNGNGNGNGHPNGNGNGHPNGNGNGYSNGNGNGNGHPNGNGNGNGNGHPNGNGNGNGNGHPNGNGNGNGNGHPNGNGNGNGNGHPNGNGNGNGYSNGNGNGNGRTNGNGNGNGRTNGNGNGRPNGNGHTNGNGNGRSNGNGNGNGRNGNGHSNGNGNGNGNGNGNGYPNGNGNGRSNGYGQRANGNGNGNGNGEDYNGNGHDNGNGNGRSNGHTQRVASSVAHTAHKARFVLKARRPHFITVKKHLIPAASLTLPAQVKIDQSDPSAVEALAGQTVVLPCRVSPPPSSTVALQWSKDGAALTSRRHQQQPNGSLLLGPVSKSDEGWFLCVATKEQERDHRYVYLTVSEGASRPQPTSLPTDELSPGFTLERSAASLLEMRAGQAARLPCTVVPATSLRYVSIQWSRDGRTLSDSRFVQQLDGTLLIESLRTEDAGVYTCSASTQHQLEQRRVHLRVQAALRITKAPDNIQVPEGSTALLPCVASGVDVSIGWSRNGVPVRPDGRKVQVSADGSLILNNVQASDEGTYTCNAYAGIYSASASADVRLLKNVQTGGVMTSPSGTPCLDQPELANCELVVYAQLCANQYYAAFCCASCARQARSGDRLAR, via the exons ATGATGCTGCCTCTGTTGCTCCTCCAGCTGGTCCTGGCTCCAGCCCTTTTG GTGTCCGCTGAGGACTACTGGGAGGGGTGGGGTGCATACGGACCATGCAGTCGGACCTGCGGCGGTGGTGTGATGGTCAGAAGCAGACGCTGTATCACCCACAG AAACGACGGAGGCTACAACTGTGTTGGACCTGACAAGTCTTACCTGGCCTGTAACACTCAG GAGTGTCCCGCGGGAACTAAGGATTACCGTGAGGAGCAGTGCGCCCAGTTCGATGGGGCTGACTTCAAGGGGTCACGTTACAGCTGGGTGCCTTATTACGGAG CCGAGAACCCCTGCGAGCTGAACTGCGTGCCAAAGGGAGAGAACTTTGTCTACCGCCACAGTGCCACCGTTAAGGACGGAACACCTTGCCATCCCGGACGCCTTGACATTTGTGTGGAGGGAGTCTGCAGG CGCATAGGCTGCGACAACATACTGGACTCCAACATGCAGGAGGACCCCTGCCTGCAGTGCGGAGGCCAAGGACAGACCTGCTCACTGGTCAGGAACACCTTCAACACGCAGCGTCTTGCTCCCG GTTACAACCAGATGTTCACCATCCCCGCTGGAGCCACCTCCATCAGCATTAGAGAGAAACACCCTTCACGCAATTACCTCG CTGTCAGGAACCTGCAAGGAGATTACTACCTGAACGGTCACTGGTCCCTGGAGTTCACCAGTGCTGCCCAAATTGCCGGCACCAAGCTGTACTACCAACGAGGCGTAGAGGGCGACAACCTTCCCGAGTCCATCATCGGCCGCGGACCCACCACCGAGCCCCTCGTCGTGGAG CTGATCAGCCAGGAGCCCAACCAGGGTGTGGAGTACGAGTACTACCTTCCCGTGGGACACCCCACAGAGGGATACGCCTGGAGCTTCGGATCTTGGTCCGCCTGCAGCAAAGAGTGCGGAATTG GCTATCAGTCCAGAGCCGTCTACTGCTCCATCGACAACGAGGCCGTGCCCGACCACCTGTGCCCGTACTATGCCCGACCCGAGAGCAACAGAACCTGCAACCCTCAGGCCTGCCCTGTCACCTACGC CTGGAGAACCAGCGAGTGGACCGACTGCAACGTGGCATGCGGAGGCGGATTCCAGTATCGCGGCGTGGACTGTCTCTACAATGACGAGTCGGGACCCCGCGTGGTCGAGGACGCCTACTGCGCTCAGTACACTCAGGCACCCACTGACCAGCAGAAATGCAACATGCAGCGCTGCACCGACCACCCCGGAAGTGCG ATCATTTCCTACATCCCCTCTGAGAACGCCGTTCAGTGCCGCACCACCACCTACGGGTGCTGCTACGACCGCACCACCCCTGCTGCCGGGCCCAATGGAGAGGGCTGCCGTGACCCACCCGCACCTT TCGAGCGCTCCATCTGCTCACTGCCTAAGGCCGCTGGATCCTGCTCCAGCTGGACGGCGCGCTACTTCTTTGATGTTCTAAGCGGCAAGTGTACCGAGTTCTGGTACGGAGGCTGCCACGGCAACAGCAATCACTTTGCAACACAGGAGGAGTGCCACAGGGTCTGCCACGAGCCTAATGGCAATGGAAACGGCAATGGAAACGGAAATGGAAACGGAAACGGAAACGGAAATGGAAATGGTGACGGTGACGGTAACGGTAACGGCCACGCCAATGGAAATGGCAATGGTAATGGCCGCACCAATGGAAATGGCAACGGCCACACCAACGGAAACGGAAATGGTAACGGTTACACAAACGGAAACGGTAACGGCCGCTCAAATGGAAATGGCAACGGTAATGGCCGCACCAACGGAAACGGTAACGGCAACGGCCACACCAACGGAAATGGCAATGGTAACGGTTACTCAAACGGCAATGGAAATGGTAACGGCCACCCCAACGGCAATGGAAACGGTAACGGCCACCCCAACGGCAATGGCAATGGCAATGGAAACGGTAACGGCCACCCCAACGGCAATGGAAACGGTAACGGCCACCCCAACGGCAATGGCAATGGAAACGGTAACGGCCACCCCAACGGAAATGGAAACGGTAACGGCCACCC CAACGGCAATGGTAATGGTTACTCAAACGGCAATGGAAACGGTAACGGCCGCACCAACGGCAATGGAAACGGTAACGGACGCCCCAACGGCAATGGAAACGGTAACGGCCGCCCCAACGGCAATGGCAATGGTAACGGTTACTCAAACGGCAATGGAAACGGTAACGGCCACCCCAATGGAAACGGTAACGGCCACCCCAACGGCAATGGTAACGGTTACTCAAACGGCAATGGAAACGGTAACGGCCACCCCAACGGCAATGGCAATGGAAACGGTAACGGCCACCCCAACGGCAATGGCAATGGAAACGGTAACGGCCACCCCAACGGCAATGGCAATGGAAACGGTAACGGCCACCCCAACGGCAATGGCAATGGAAACGGTAACGGCCACCCCAACGGCAACGGCAATGGTAATGGTTACTCAAACGGCAATGGAAACGGTAACGGCCGCACCAACGGCAATGGAAATGGTAACGGCCGCACCAACGGTAATGGTAACGGTCGCCCCAACGGTAACGGGCACACCAACGGAAATGGCAACGGTCGCTCCAACGGAAATGGAAACGGTAACGGCCGCAACGGTAATGGTCACTCCAACGGTAATGGAAACGGAAATGGAAACGGTAATGGAAATGGTTACCCAAACGGTAACGGAAATGGCCGCTCCAACGGATATGGACAGCGCGCCAACGGAAATGGCAACGGCAACGGAAATGGCGAGGACTACAACGGAAACGGCCACGACAACGGAAACGGCAATGGCCGCTCCAATGGTCACACCCAGAGGGTAGCATCCAGCGTGGCCCACACTGCCCACAAGGCCCGCTTTGTCTTGAAAGCCCGCAGGCCTCACTTTATCACCGTGAAAAAGCACCTTATCCCCGCAGCCAG TTTGACTTTGCCAGCCCAGGTCAAGATTGACCAGTCGGACCCGTCCGCCGTAGAGGCCCTGGCGGGCCAGACGGTGGTGCTGCCCTGCAGAGTCAGCCCACCGCCCAGTTCCACCGTGGCGCTCCAGTGGAGCAAGGACGGAGCCGCATTGACATCACGCAG ACATCAACAGCAGCCCAACGGTTCGCTGCTGCTCGGCCCTGTCAGCAAGTCGGACGAAGGCTGGTTCTTGTGTGTGGCCACCAAGGAGCAGGAAAGAGACCACCGCTACGTTTACCTGACTGTCTCAG AGGGAGCGTCCCGGCCGCAGCCCACCTCCTTGCCGACGGACGAGCTTTCGCCAGG GTTCACCCTGGAGCGCTCGGCCGCATCCTTGCTGGAGATGCGAGCGGGACAGGCGGCCCGACTGCCGTGCACCGTCGTACCCGCAACCTCACTCAGATACGTCAGCATACAATGGAGCCGAGACGGACGCACACTCAGCGACTCCAG GTTTGTCCAGCAGTTAGATGGCACACTGCTCATTGAGTCACTTCGGACTGAGGACGCCGGTGTGTACACTTGCTCCGCCTCCACGCAGCATCAGCTGGAGCAGAGACGCGTACATCTCAGAGTTCAAG CTGCCTTGCGGATCACCAAAGCTCCCGACAACATCCAAGTACCTGAAGGCAGCACGGCACTGCTACCCTGCGTGGCGTCGGGAGTCGACGTAAGCATCGGCTGGTCCAG GAACGGCGTCCCAGTGCGTCCGGACGGACGTAAGGTCCAGGTGTCTGCCGACGGGAGCCTGATCCTCAACAATGTGCAGGCATCCGACGAGGGCACCTACACGTGCAACGCCTACGCCGGCATCTACTCGGCCAGCGCCTCGGCTGACGTGCGCCTCctcaaaaatgtgcaaacag GCGGGGTTATGACATCACCATCGGGGACGCCGTGCTTGGACCAGCCTGAATTGGCCAACTGCGAGCTGGTGGTCTACGCCCAGCTGTGCGCCAACCAGTACTACGCTGCCTTCTGTTGTGCCAGCTGTGCCCGCCAAGCACGCAGCGGTGACAGGTTAGCTCGGTGA
- the LOC119116040 gene encoding papilin-like isoform X18, protein MMLPLLLLQLVLAPALLVSAEDYWEGWGAYGPCSRTCGGGVMVRSRRCITHRNDGGYNCVGPDKSYLACNTQECPAGTKDYREEQCAQFDGADFKGSRYSWVPYYGAENPCELNCVPKGENFVYRHSATVKDGTPCHPGRLDICVEGVCRRIGCDNILDSNMQEDPCLQCGGQGQTCSLVRNTFNTQRLAPGYNQMFTIPAGATSISIREKHPSRNYLAVRNLQGDYYLNGHWSLEFTSAAQIAGTKLYYQRGVEGDNLPESIIGRGPTTEPLVVELISQEPNQGVEYEYYLPVGHPTEGYAWSFGSWSACSKECGIGYQSRAVYCSIDNEAVPDHLCPYYARPESNRTCNPQACPVTYAWRTSEWTDCNVACGGGFQYRGVDCLYNDESGPRVVEDAYCAQYTQAPTDQQKCNMQRCTDHPGSAIISYIPSENAVQCRTTTYGCCYDRTTPAAGPNGEGCRDPPAPFERSICSLPKAAGSCSSWTARYFFDVLSGKCTEFWYGGCHGNSNHFATQEECHRVCHEPNGNGNGNGNGNGNGNGNGNGNGDGDGNGNGHANGNGNGNGRTNGNGNGHTNGNGNGNGYTNGNGNGRSNGNGNGNGRTNGNGNGNGHTNGNGNGNGYSNGNGNGNGHPNGNGNGNGHPNGNGNGNGNGNGHPNGNGNGNGHPNGNGNGNGNGHPNGNGNGNGHPNGNGNDNGHPNGNGNGNGHPNGNGNGNGNGHPNGNGNGNGYSNGNGNGNGRTNGNGNGNGNGNGHPNGNGNGNGNGHPNGNGNGNGNGHPNGNGNGNGNGHPNGNGNGNGNGHPNGNGNGNGYSNGNGNGNGRTNGNGNGNGRTNGNGNGRPNGNGHTNGNGNGRSNGNGNGNGRNGNGHSNGNGNGNGNGNGNGYPNGNGNGRSNGYGQRANGNGNGNGNGEDYNGNGHDNGNGNGRSNGHTQRVASSVAHTAHKARFVLKARRPHFITVKKHLIPAASLTLPAQVKIDQSDPSAVEALAGQTVVLPCRVSPPPSSTVALQWSKDGAALTSRRHQQQPNGSLLLGPVSKSDEGWFLCVATKEQERDHRYVYLTVSEGASRPQPTSLPTDELSPGFTLERSAASLLEMRAGQAARLPCTVVPATSLRYVSIQWSRDGRTLSDSRFVQQLDGTLLIESLRTEDAGVYTCSASTQHQLEQRRVHLRVQAALRITKAPDNIQVPEGSTALLPCVASGVDVSIGWSRNGVPVRPDGRKVQVSADGSLILNNVQASDEGTYTCNAYAGIYSASASADVRLLKNVQTGGVMTSPSGTPCLDQPELANCELVVYAQLCANQYYAAFCCASCARQARSGDRLAR, encoded by the exons ATGATGCTGCCTCTGTTGCTCCTCCAGCTGGTCCTGGCTCCAGCCCTTTTG GTGTCCGCTGAGGACTACTGGGAGGGGTGGGGTGCATACGGACCATGCAGTCGGACCTGCGGCGGTGGTGTGATGGTCAGAAGCAGACGCTGTATCACCCACAG AAACGACGGAGGCTACAACTGTGTTGGACCTGACAAGTCTTACCTGGCCTGTAACACTCAG GAGTGTCCCGCGGGAACTAAGGATTACCGTGAGGAGCAGTGCGCCCAGTTCGATGGGGCTGACTTCAAGGGGTCACGTTACAGCTGGGTGCCTTATTACGGAG CCGAGAACCCCTGCGAGCTGAACTGCGTGCCAAAGGGAGAGAACTTTGTCTACCGCCACAGTGCCACCGTTAAGGACGGAACACCTTGCCATCCCGGACGCCTTGACATTTGTGTGGAGGGAGTCTGCAGG CGCATAGGCTGCGACAACATACTGGACTCCAACATGCAGGAGGACCCCTGCCTGCAGTGCGGAGGCCAAGGACAGACCTGCTCACTGGTCAGGAACACCTTCAACACGCAGCGTCTTGCTCCCG GTTACAACCAGATGTTCACCATCCCCGCTGGAGCCACCTCCATCAGCATTAGAGAGAAACACCCTTCACGCAATTACCTCG CTGTCAGGAACCTGCAAGGAGATTACTACCTGAACGGTCACTGGTCCCTGGAGTTCACCAGTGCTGCCCAAATTGCCGGCACCAAGCTGTACTACCAACGAGGCGTAGAGGGCGACAACCTTCCCGAGTCCATCATCGGCCGCGGACCCACCACCGAGCCCCTCGTCGTGGAG CTGATCAGCCAGGAGCCCAACCAGGGTGTGGAGTACGAGTACTACCTTCCCGTGGGACACCCCACAGAGGGATACGCCTGGAGCTTCGGATCTTGGTCCGCCTGCAGCAAAGAGTGCGGAATTG GCTATCAGTCCAGAGCCGTCTACTGCTCCATCGACAACGAGGCCGTGCCCGACCACCTGTGCCCGTACTATGCCCGACCCGAGAGCAACAGAACCTGCAACCCTCAGGCCTGCCCTGTCACCTACGC CTGGAGAACCAGCGAGTGGACCGACTGCAACGTGGCATGCGGAGGCGGATTCCAGTATCGCGGCGTGGACTGTCTCTACAATGACGAGTCGGGACCCCGCGTGGTCGAGGACGCCTACTGCGCTCAGTACACTCAGGCACCCACTGACCAGCAGAAATGCAACATGCAGCGCTGCACCGACCACCCCGGAAGTGCG ATCATTTCCTACATCCCCTCTGAGAACGCCGTTCAGTGCCGCACCACCACCTACGGGTGCTGCTACGACCGCACCACCCCTGCTGCCGGGCCCAATGGAGAGGGCTGCCGTGACCCACCCGCACCTT TCGAGCGCTCCATCTGCTCACTGCCTAAGGCCGCTGGATCCTGCTCCAGCTGGACGGCGCGCTACTTCTTTGATGTTCTAAGCGGCAAGTGTACCGAGTTCTGGTACGGAGGCTGCCACGGCAACAGCAATCACTTTGCAACACAGGAGGAGTGCCACAGGGTCTGCCACGAGCCTAATGGCAATGGAAACGGCAATGGAAACGGAAATGGAAACGGAAACGGAAACGGAAATGGAAATGGTGACGGTGACGGTAACGGTAACGGCCACGCCAATGGAAATGGCAATGGTAATGGCCGCACCAATGGAAATGGCAACGGCCACACCAACGGAAACGGAAATGGTAACGGTTACACAAACGGAAACGGTAACGGCCGCTCAAATGGAAATGGCAACGGTAATGGCCGCACCAACGGAAACGGTAACGGCAACGGCCACACCAACGGAAATGGCAATGGTAACGGTTACTCAAACGGCAATGGAAATGGTAACGGCCACCCCAACGGCAATGGAAACGGTAACGGCCACCCCAACGGCAATGGCAATGGCAATGGAAACGGTAACGGCCACCCCAACGGCAATGGAAACGGTAACGGCCACCCCAACGGCAATGGCAATGGAAACGGTAACGGCCACCCCAACGGAAATGGAAACGGTAACGGCCACCCCAACGGAAATGGAAACGATAACGGCCACCCCAATGGCAATGGAAACGGTAACGGCCACCCCAACGGCAATGGCAATGGAAACGGTAACGGCCATCCCAACGGCAACGGCAATGGTAATGGTTACTCAAACGGCAATGGAAACGGTAACGGCCGCACCAACGGCAATGG AAACGGCAATGGAAACGGTAACGGCCACCCCAACGGCAATGGCAATGGAAACGGTAACGGCCACCCCAACGGCAATGGCAATGGAAACGGTAACGGCCACCCCAACGGCAATGGCAATGGAAACGGTAACGGCCACCCCAACGGCAATGGCAATGGAAACGGTAACGGCCACCCCAACGGCAACGGCAATGGTAATGGTTACTCAAACGGCAATGGAAACGGTAACGGCCGCACCAACGGCAATGGAAATGGTAACGGCCGCACCAACGGTAATGGTAACGGTCGCCCCAACGGTAACGGGCACACCAACGGAAATGGCAACGGTCGCTCCAACGGAAATGGAAACGGTAACGGCCGCAACGGTAATGGTCACTCCAACGGTAATGGAAACGGAAATGGAAACGGTAATGGAAATGGTTACCCAAACGGTAACGGAAATGGCCGCTCCAACGGATATGGACAGCGCGCCAACGGAAATGGCAACGGCAACGGAAATGGCGAGGACTACAACGGAAACGGCCACGACAACGGAAACGGCAATGGCCGCTCCAATGGTCACACCCAGAGGGTAGCATCCAGCGTGGCCCACACTGCCCACAAGGCCCGCTTTGTCTTGAAAGCCCGCAGGCCTCACTTTATCACCGTGAAAAAGCACCTTATCCCCGCAGCCAG TTTGACTTTGCCAGCCCAGGTCAAGATTGACCAGTCGGACCCGTCCGCCGTAGAGGCCCTGGCGGGCCAGACGGTGGTGCTGCCCTGCAGAGTCAGCCCACCGCCCAGTTCCACCGTGGCGCTCCAGTGGAGCAAGGACGGAGCCGCATTGACATCACGCAG ACATCAACAGCAGCCCAACGGTTCGCTGCTGCTCGGCCCTGTCAGCAAGTCGGACGAAGGCTGGTTCTTGTGTGTGGCCACCAAGGAGCAGGAAAGAGACCACCGCTACGTTTACCTGACTGTCTCAG AGGGAGCGTCCCGGCCGCAGCCCACCTCCTTGCCGACGGACGAGCTTTCGCCAGG GTTCACCCTGGAGCGCTCGGCCGCATCCTTGCTGGAGATGCGAGCGGGACAGGCGGCCCGACTGCCGTGCACCGTCGTACCCGCAACCTCACTCAGATACGTCAGCATACAATGGAGCCGAGACGGACGCACACTCAGCGACTCCAG GTTTGTCCAGCAGTTAGATGGCACACTGCTCATTGAGTCACTTCGGACTGAGGACGCCGGTGTGTACACTTGCTCCGCCTCCACGCAGCATCAGCTGGAGCAGAGACGCGTACATCTCAGAGTTCAAG CTGCCTTGCGGATCACCAAAGCTCCCGACAACATCCAAGTACCTGAAGGCAGCACGGCACTGCTACCCTGCGTGGCGTCGGGAGTCGACGTAAGCATCGGCTGGTCCAG GAACGGCGTCCCAGTGCGTCCGGACGGACGTAAGGTCCAGGTGTCTGCCGACGGGAGCCTGATCCTCAACAATGTGCAGGCATCCGACGAGGGCACCTACACGTGCAACGCCTACGCCGGCATCTACTCGGCCAGCGCCTCGGCTGACGTGCGCCTCctcaaaaatgtgcaaacag GCGGGGTTATGACATCACCATCGGGGACGCCGTGCTTGGACCAGCCTGAATTGGCCAACTGCGAGCTGGTGGTCTACGCCCAGCTGTGCGCCAACCAGTACTACGCTGCCTTCTGTTGTGCCAGCTGTGCCCGCCAAGCACGCAGCGGTGACAGGTTAGCTCGGTGA